A window of the Kosakonia radicincitans DSM 16656 genome harbors these coding sequences:
- the ppdD gene encoding prepilin peptidase-dependent pilin: MKRQQGFTLIELMVVIGIIAILSAIGIPAYQNYLRKAALTDMLQTFIPYRTAVELCALDRGGVDNCDASSNGIPAPTTTRYVSAMSVTKGVVSLTGQESLNGLSVVMTPQWSNAEGMQGWARSCNIQADSSLQQACEDVFRTGK; encoded by the coding sequence ATGAAACGACAACAAGGATTTACTTTAATCGAACTGATGGTGGTGATTGGCATCATTGCGATCCTGAGCGCCATCGGCATTCCCGCCTACCAAAACTACCTGCGCAAAGCTGCCCTCACCGACATGCTGCAAACGTTTATTCCGTACCGTACGGCCGTTGAACTTTGCGCGCTGGATCGTGGCGGCGTGGATAACTGCGATGCCAGCAGCAACGGCATACCCGCCCCCACCACTACCCGCTATGTTTCGGCGATGAGCGTAACAAAAGGCGTGGTCTCGCTAACCGGGCAAGAGAGCCTGAATGGGCTGAGCGTGGTGATGACGCCGCAATGGAGCAACGCTGAAGGAATGCAGGGTTGGGCGCGCAGTTGCAACATTCAGGCAGACAGCTCGCTCCAGCAGGCTTGTGAAGATGTTTTCCGGACCGGCAAGTAA
- the ampE gene encoding beta-lactamase regulator AmpE: MTLFTMLLVLAAERLFKLGEHWQLDHRLEVLFRRVKRYSMFRTLLMTVLAMLVTFLILRALQGLFFNVPLLVVWILIGVLCIGAGKVRLHYHAYLKAAARNDSHAHNAMANELTLIHGVPPGCSEREFLRELQNALVWINFRFYLAPLFWFIVGAYWGPVLLAGYAFLRAWQSWLARYQTPNERQQSGIDAILHVLDWVPVRLAGVVYALVGHGEKALPAWFASLGDGHTSQYQVLTRLAQFSLAREPHLDKVETPKAAVSMAKKTSLVLVVVVALLTIYGTLI, encoded by the coding sequence ATGACGTTATTCACCATGCTGCTGGTGCTGGCAGCAGAACGGCTGTTTAAACTGGGAGAGCACTGGCAACTGGATCACCGGCTGGAAGTGCTGTTCCGGCGGGTTAAGCGTTACTCCATGTTCCGTACGCTGTTGATGACAGTGCTGGCGATGCTGGTGACTTTTCTGATCCTGCGCGCGTTGCAGGGGCTGTTTTTCAACGTACCGTTGCTGGTGGTCTGGATCCTGATTGGTGTGTTATGCATTGGTGCGGGTAAGGTGCGTCTGCATTACCACGCTTACCTGAAGGCGGCGGCACGTAATGACAGTCATGCCCATAACGCGATGGCGAATGAGTTAACGCTGATACACGGTGTACCGCCGGGATGCAGTGAGCGTGAGTTTTTACGCGAACTGCAAAACGCGCTGGTCTGGATCAACTTCCGCTTTTATCTGGCGCCGCTGTTCTGGTTTATTGTCGGCGCATACTGGGGGCCGGTGCTGCTGGCAGGTTATGCGTTCTTGCGTGCCTGGCAGTCGTGGCTGGCGCGTTACCAGACGCCTAACGAACGTCAGCAGTCAGGCATCGATGCCATTTTACATGTGCTGGACTGGGTGCCCGTCAGGCTGGCTGGCGTGGTGTACGCACTGGTTGGGCACGGCGAAAAGGCGCTGCCCGCCTGGTTTGCTTCTCTTGGCGACGGCCATACATCGCAATACCAGGTGCTGACGCGCCTCGCGCAGTTCTCACTGGCGCGCGAGCCGCATCTGGACAAAGTCGAAACGCCGAAAGCCGCGGTGTCGATGGCGAAGAAAACCTCGCTGGTGCTGGTCGTTGTGGTCGCATTGTTGACGATTTACGGCACGCTGATCTGA
- the ampD gene encoding 1,6-anhydro-N-acetylmuramyl-L-alanine amidase AmpD, which produces MPLRKGWLVEARHVPSPHFDCRPDDEQPSLLVVHNISLPPGKFGGPWIDALFTGTLDPDADPFFAEIVHLRVSAHCLIRRDGEVVQYVPFDKRAWHAGVSSYHGRERCNDFSIGIELEGTDNLPYTDAQYQQLAAVTRTLIELYPSIANNMTGHSDIAPQRKTDPGPAFDWARFRALVAGSSEKEMP; this is translated from the coding sequence ATGCCGTTACGCAAGGGCTGGCTGGTAGAAGCGCGGCACGTGCCGTCTCCCCATTTTGATTGCCGCCCGGACGATGAGCAGCCTTCACTGCTGGTGGTACATAATATTAGCCTGCCGCCCGGCAAATTTGGCGGCCCGTGGATAGATGCGTTGTTCACCGGTACGCTCGATCCCGATGCCGATCCCTTTTTCGCCGAAATTGTTCATCTGCGTGTTTCCGCGCACTGCCTGATCCGCCGTGATGGCGAGGTTGTGCAATATGTGCCTTTCGATAAACGCGCCTGGCATGCAGGCGTATCCTCTTATCACGGCCGGGAACGCTGCAATGATTTCTCGATTGGGATTGAGCTTGAAGGCACCGATAATCTGCCGTATACCGACGCGCAGTATCAGCAACTGGCGGCGGTGACGCGAACGCTCATTGAGCTTTATCCGTCGATTGCCAACAATATGACCGGCCACAGCGATATTGCGCCGCAACGGAAGACCGATCCCGGGCCGGCTTTCGACTGGGCCAGATTCCGTGCGCTGGTCGCCGGCTCGTCAGAAAAGGAGATGCCATGA
- the aroP gene encoding aromatic amino acid transporter AroP, translating to MMEGQQHGDQLKRGLKNRHIQLIALGGAIGTGLFLGSASVIQSAGPGIILGYAIAGFIAFLIMRQLGEMVVEEPVAGSFSHFAYKYWGGFAGFASGWNYWVLYVLVAMAELTAVGKYIQFWWPEIPTWVSAAAFFVIINAINLTNVKVFGEMEFWFAIIKVFAVVAMIIFGGWLLFSGSAGPQATVRNLWEQGGFLPHGIGGLVMMMAIIMFSFGGLELVGITAAEADNPEQSIPKATNQVIYRILIFYVGSLAVLLSLMPWTRVTADTSPFVLIFHELGDTFVANALNIVVLTAALSVYNSCVYCNSRMLFGLAKQGNAPKMLQKVDKRGVPVNTILTSALFTALCVLINYFAPESAFGLLMALVVSALVINWAMISLAHMRFRRAKQLQGVTPRFPALFYPLGNWICLLFMAAVLVIMLMTPGMGISVYLIPVWIAVLGVGYLFKQKSAKTVKVS from the coding sequence ATGATGGAAGGTCAACAGCACGGCGATCAGCTAAAGCGCGGCCTTAAGAACCGCCATATTCAGCTTATTGCGCTGGGTGGCGCTATTGGGACTGGCCTTTTTCTGGGCAGCGCATCAGTCATTCAATCCGCCGGCCCCGGTATTATTCTGGGCTACGCCATTGCAGGTTTTATCGCCTTTCTGATCATGCGTCAGTTAGGCGAAATGGTCGTGGAAGAGCCGGTAGCCGGTTCATTTAGCCACTTTGCTTACAAATATTGGGGTGGCTTTGCCGGTTTTGCGTCTGGCTGGAACTACTGGGTACTGTATGTGCTGGTGGCGATGGCGGAACTGACTGCGGTCGGGAAGTATATTCAGTTCTGGTGGCCAGAAATCCCGACCTGGGTCTCTGCTGCAGCCTTCTTTGTCATCATTAACGCCATCAACCTGACCAACGTGAAAGTGTTTGGTGAGATGGAGTTCTGGTTTGCCATTATTAAGGTGTTCGCGGTTGTCGCCATGATCATCTTCGGCGGCTGGTTGCTGTTCAGCGGTAGCGCTGGCCCGCAGGCGACCGTACGTAACCTGTGGGAACAGGGTGGCTTCCTGCCGCACGGTATCGGTGGGCTGGTGATGATGATGGCGATCATTATGTTCTCGTTTGGCGGTCTTGAGCTGGTGGGGATCACCGCCGCAGAAGCCGATAACCCGGAACAGAGCATTCCAAAAGCGACCAACCAGGTTATCTACCGTATCCTGATTTTCTATGTTGGCTCACTGGCGGTGCTGCTCTCGCTGATGCCGTGGACCCGCGTAACGGCAGATACCAGCCCGTTTGTGCTGATTTTCCACGAACTCGGTGACACTTTCGTCGCCAACGCGCTGAACATTGTGGTACTGACGGCTGCCCTCTCTGTTTATAACAGCTGCGTCTACTGCAACAGCCGTATGCTGTTTGGCCTGGCGAAGCAGGGTAACGCGCCGAAAATGCTGCAAAAAGTGGATAAACGCGGCGTACCGGTGAACACCATCCTGACTTCCGCGCTCTTCACCGCGCTGTGCGTGCTGATCAACTACTTCGCACCGGAATCAGCGTTCGGTCTGCTGATGGCGCTGGTGGTTTCCGCGCTGGTGATCAACTGGGCGATGATCAGCCTCGCGCATATGCGTTTCCGTCGCGCGAAACAGTTGCAGGGCGTAACACCACGCTTCCCTGCGCTGTTCTACCCGCTGGGCAACTGGATCTGCCTGCTGTTTATGGCCGCTGTGCTGGTGATCATGCTGATGACGCCAGGCATGGGGATTTCGGTCTATCTGATCCCGGTATGGATTGCCGTGCTGGGTGTCGGCTATCTGTTCAAACAGAAAAGTGCAAAAACCGTAAAAGTCAGTTAA
- a CDS encoding glycoside hydrolase family 43 protein: MKEWPNPFIEQRADPFILHHENVYYFVASVPEYDRLEIRRAATLEGLRHAEGVVVWRKPQSGPMSELIWAPELHHIDGKWYLYFAATWTKALDELNMFQHRMFVLECADADPLSGKWLEKGQVKTPFDTFALDATTFVHQGKRWYLWAQKAPHIAGNSNLYLAEMENPWTLKGEPVMLSKPEFDWECRGFLVNEGPAVLFHDDKLFISYSASATDENYCMGLLWIDITANPQLAENWHKSPQPVFKTRHENRQYGPGHNSFTQTPEGEDVLVYHARNYTEIEGDPLYDPNRHTRLKKIRWQENGMPDFGIPAADNQ, translated from the coding sequence ATGAAAGAGTGGCCGAATCCGTTTATCGAACAACGCGCGGATCCCTTTATTCTGCACCATGAGAATGTCTACTATTTTGTCGCCTCCGTGCCGGAGTATGACCGGCTGGAGATCCGGCGCGCTGCCACGCTGGAGGGGTTGCGTCATGCCGAAGGCGTGGTCGTGTGGCGCAAGCCGCAAAGCGGACCGATGAGCGAGCTAATCTGGGCGCCGGAACTGCATCATATTGACGGTAAATGGTATCTCTATTTTGCCGCAACCTGGACGAAAGCGCTGGATGAGTTGAATATGTTCCAGCATCGCATGTTTGTGCTGGAGTGCGCAGATGCCGATCCGCTCAGCGGAAAATGGCTGGAGAAAGGCCAGGTGAAAACCCCGTTTGATACTTTCGCCCTCGACGCCACAACCTTTGTCCACCAGGGCAAACGCTGGTATCTGTGGGCGCAAAAAGCGCCGCACATCGCGGGAAACTCCAACCTCTATCTGGCGGAAATGGAAAATCCATGGACGCTCAAAGGCGAACCGGTGATGTTGAGTAAGCCGGAATTCGACTGGGAGTGCCGGGGTTTTCTGGTGAATGAAGGCCCGGCCGTCCTGTTTCACGACGACAAGCTATTTATCAGTTACTCGGCCAGCGCCACCGATGAGAACTACTGTATGGGGCTGCTGTGGATTGATATTACCGCTAACCCGCAGCTCGCGGAGAACTGGCACAAATCACCGCAGCCGGTGTTCAAAACCAGGCACGAAAACCGTCAGTATGGCCCTGGTCACAACAGCTTTACGCAAACGCCGGAAGGGGAAGATGTGCTGGTGTATCACGCACGGAACTACACCGAAATTGAGGGCGACCCGCTCTACGATCCCAATCGCCATACCCGTCTGAAAAAGATTCGCTGGCAAGAAAACGGGATGCCTGATTTCGGCATCCCGGCTGCGGATAATCAGTAA
- the nadC gene encoding carboxylating nicotinate-nucleotide diphosphorylase, which yields MPPRRYNPDLRRDALQKRIELDIPAAVAQALREDLGGEVDANNDITAQLLPPENRSHAVVITREDGVFCGKRWVEEVFIQLAGDDVTLTWHVADGDTIRANQPLFELEGPSRVLLTGERTALNFVQTLSGVASEVRRYVDLLSGTKTQLLDTRKTLPGLRTALKYAVLCGGGANHRLGLSDAFLIKENHIIAAGSVRQAVEKAFWLHRDVPVEVEVETLEELDDALKAGADIIMLDNFETDQMREAVKRTNGQARLEVSGNVTNETLREFAETGVDYISVGALTKHVRALDLSMRFR from the coding sequence ATGCCGCCTCGCCGCTATAACCCCGATCTTCGACGTGACGCGCTGCAAAAACGCATCGAACTGGATATCCCCGCCGCAGTCGCCCAGGCGCTGCGTGAAGATTTGGGCGGAGAAGTTGACGCTAACAACGACATTACCGCGCAATTATTACCGCCAGAGAACCGCTCTCATGCGGTGGTTATTACCCGCGAAGACGGCGTATTTTGCGGTAAACGCTGGGTTGAAGAGGTTTTTATCCAGTTGGCTGGCGACGACGTGACGCTGACCTGGCACGTTGCAGATGGCGACACGATCCGCGCCAATCAACCTCTGTTTGAACTGGAAGGCCCTTCCCGCGTACTGCTGACCGGCGAGCGCACGGCGTTGAACTTTGTGCAAACGTTGTCCGGCGTAGCCAGCGAAGTACGGCGCTATGTGGATTTGCTCAGCGGCACCAAAACCCAGCTTCTTGATACGCGTAAAACGCTGCCGGGCCTGCGCACCGCACTGAAATATGCGGTGCTGTGCGGCGGCGGCGCCAACCATCGCCTGGGCCTTTCTGATGCTTTTCTGATCAAAGAGAACCATATCATCGCTGCTGGCTCCGTTCGCCAGGCAGTAGAAAAAGCGTTCTGGCTGCACCGGGATGTTCCGGTGGAAGTGGAAGTTGAAACGCTGGAAGAACTGGACGACGCGCTGAAAGCAGGCGCTGACATCATCATGCTGGATAACTTCGAAACCGACCAGATGCGCGAAGCGGTTAAACGCACAAATGGCCAGGCGCGGCTGGAAGTTTCCGGCAATGTGACGAACGAAACGCTGCGTGAATTCGCCGAAACCGGCGTCGATTATATCTCCGTTGGCGCACTGACCAAGCATGTGCGCGCCCTCGATTTGTCGATGCGTTTTCGCTGA
- a CDS encoding glycoside-pentoside-hexuronide (GPH):cation symporter: MDNNRLSVKEKIGYGMGDAGCNIIFGAIMLFVNYFYTDIFGLAPALVGVLLLSIRVIDAVTDPLMGAIADRTQSKYGRFRPWLLWIAVPYAVFSVLMFTTPDWAYSSKVIYAFVTYFLLSLTYTAINIPYCSLGGVITNDPKERVACQSYRFVMVGIATLLLSLTLLPMAEWFGGADKAKGYQMAMAVLAFIGMCMFLFCFATVRERIRPAIPTNDDLKNDLKDVWKNDQWVRILLLTLCNVCPGFIRMAATMYYVTWVMGESTHFATLFISLGVVGMMLGSMMAKVLTDRWCKLKVFFWTNIVLAFFSCAFYFFDPHATTLIVVLYFLLNILHQIPSPLHWSLMADVDDYGEWKTGKRITGISFSGNLFFLKVGLAIAGAMVGFLLSWYGYDAGAKQQSASAINGIMLLFTVIPGVGYLITAGVVRLLKVDRELMKQIQADLEKRRINYHALTDRQHVPAGDNVRNA, from the coding sequence ATGGACAACAACAGGCTGTCTGTTAAAGAAAAGATCGGCTATGGCATGGGAGACGCCGGATGTAACATCATCTTTGGCGCAATCATGCTGTTTGTTAACTATTTCTATACGGATATCTTCGGCCTCGCTCCGGCGCTGGTCGGCGTATTGCTGCTGTCGATTCGTGTGATTGATGCGGTTACCGACCCGCTGATGGGCGCAATCGCTGACCGTACGCAAAGTAAATACGGACGCTTCCGCCCGTGGTTACTGTGGATTGCGGTTCCCTATGCTGTATTCAGCGTATTGATGTTTACCACGCCGGACTGGGCCTACAGCAGCAAAGTTATTTATGCCTTCGTCACCTACTTCCTGCTGTCGCTCACCTATACTGCCATTAATATCCCCTACTGCTCGCTGGGCGGCGTTATTACCAATGATCCGAAAGAGCGCGTTGCCTGCCAGTCGTACCGCTTTGTGATGGTCGGCATTGCCACGCTGCTTCTGTCGTTAACGCTGCTGCCGATGGCGGAATGGTTTGGCGGCGCGGATAAAGCTAAAGGCTACCAGATGGCGATGGCAGTGCTGGCATTTATCGGTATGTGCATGTTTTTGTTCTGCTTCGCTACCGTGCGCGAACGTATTCGCCCGGCGATACCGACCAATGACGATCTGAAAAATGATTTAAAAGATGTGTGGAAAAACGACCAGTGGGTGCGCATTCTGCTGCTGACGCTGTGTAACGTCTGCCCTGGCTTTATCCGCATGGCGGCTACCATGTATTACGTGACCTGGGTTATGGGGGAAAGTACCCACTTCGCCACGCTGTTTATTAGTCTCGGTGTCGTGGGTATGATGCTCGGCAGCATGATGGCGAAGGTGCTCACCGATCGCTGGTGCAAGCTGAAAGTCTTCTTCTGGACCAATATCGTGCTGGCGTTCTTCTCCTGCGCCTTCTACTTCTTTGATCCCCATGCCACTACGCTGATCGTGGTGCTCTACTTCCTGCTCAATATCCTGCATCAGATCCCTTCCCCGCTGCACTGGTCGCTGATGGCGGATGTCGACGATTATGGCGAGTGGAAAACCGGTAAACGCATTACTGGCATCAGCTTTTCCGGCAACCTGTTTTTCCTGAAAGTAGGGCTGGCGATCGCCGGGGCGATGGTCGGTTTTCTGCTCTCCTGGTACGGTTACGACGCCGGAGCCAAACAGCAGAGCGCCAGCGCCATCAACGGCATCATGCTGTTGTTTACCGTGATCCCGGGCGTCGGTTACCTGATTACCGCCGGCGTGGTTCGCTTGCTGAAAGTCGACCGCGAATTGATGAAACAGATCCAGGCGGATCTGGAAAAACGTCGCATCAACTACCATGCGCTGACCGATCGTCAGCACGTACCGGCAGGCGACAACGTAAGGAACGCATAA
- the aceE gene encoding pyruvate dehydrogenase (acetyl-transferring), homodimeric type, with amino-acid sequence MSERFQNDVDPIETRDWQQAIESVIREEGVERAQYLIDQLLSEARKGGVKVAAGTGASNYVNTIAVEDEPEYPGNLELERRIRSAIRWNAIMTVLRASKKDLELGGHMASFQSSATVYEVCFNHFFRARNEKDGGDLVYFQGHISPGIYARAFVEGRLTEEQMNNFRQEVHGKGLSSYPHPKLMPEFWQFPTVSMGLGPIGAIYQAKFLKYLEHRGLKDTSEQTVYAFLGDGEMDEPESKGAITIATREKLDNLCFIINCNLQRLDGPVTGNGKIINELEGIFAGAGWNVIKVMWGSRWDELLRKDTSGKLIQLMNETVDGDYQTFKSKDGAYVREHFFGKYPETAALVADWTDEQIWALNRGGHDPKKIYAALKKAQETKGKATVILAHTIKGYGMGDTAEGKNIAHQVKKMNMDGVRYIRDRFNVPVTDEQVENLSYLTFPEGSEEYKYLHERRQALKGYLPSRQPNFTEKLELPALSDFSQLLEEQNKEISTTIAFVRALNVMLKNKSIKDRLVPIIADEARTFGMEGLFRQIGIYSPNGQQYTPQDREQVAYYKEDEKGQILQEGINELGAGASWLAAATSYSTNNLPMIPFYIYYSMFGFQRIGDLCWQAGDQQARGFLVGGTSGRTTLNGEGLQHEDGHSHIQSLTIPNCISYDPAYAYEVAVIMHDGLERMYGEKQENVYYYITTLNENYHMPAMPEGAEEGIRKGIYKLETVAGSKGKVQLLGSGSILRHVREAAQILANDYGVGSDVYSVTSFTELARDGQDCERWNMLHPLETPRVPYIAQVMNDAPAVASTDYMKLFAEQVRTYVPADDYRVLGTDGFGRSDSRENLRHHFEVDASYVVVAALGELAKRGEIDKKVVAEAITKFNIDAEKVNPRLA; translated from the coding sequence ATGTCAGAACGTTTCCAAAATGACGTGGATCCGATCGAAACTCGCGACTGGCAACAGGCGATCGAATCGGTCATCCGTGAAGAAGGTGTTGAGCGTGCTCAGTATCTGATTGACCAGCTCCTTTCTGAAGCCCGCAAAGGCGGTGTGAAAGTGGCAGCTGGCACAGGGGCGAGCAACTATGTAAACACTATTGCCGTTGAAGATGAGCCGGAATATCCTGGCAATCTGGAACTGGAACGCCGTATTCGTTCAGCTATCCGCTGGAACGCAATCATGACGGTTCTGCGCGCCTCTAAAAAAGACCTTGAGCTGGGCGGCCACATGGCTTCCTTCCAGTCTTCTGCGACCGTATATGAAGTTTGCTTCAACCACTTCTTCCGCGCCCGTAACGAGAAAGATGGCGGCGATCTGGTTTACTTCCAGGGTCATATTTCTCCGGGTATCTACGCGCGTGCGTTCGTCGAAGGTCGTCTGACTGAAGAGCAGATGAACAACTTCCGTCAGGAAGTTCACGGCAAAGGCCTGTCATCTTATCCGCACCCGAAACTGATGCCGGAATTCTGGCAGTTCCCGACCGTATCCATGGGTCTGGGCCCGATTGGTGCGATCTACCAGGCGAAGTTCCTGAAATATCTGGAACACCGCGGCCTGAAAGATACCTCTGAACAAACCGTTTACGCTTTCCTCGGCGATGGCGAGATGGATGAGCCGGAATCCAAAGGTGCGATCACTATCGCTACCCGTGAAAAACTGGACAACCTGTGCTTCATCATCAACTGTAACCTGCAACGTCTGGATGGCCCGGTAACCGGTAACGGTAAAATCATCAACGAACTGGAAGGCATCTTCGCAGGCGCTGGCTGGAACGTGATCAAGGTGATGTGGGGTTCCCGTTGGGACGAGCTGCTGCGTAAAGATACCAGCGGTAAACTGATCCAACTGATGAACGAAACCGTTGACGGTGACTATCAAACCTTCAAATCCAAAGACGGCGCCTACGTTCGTGAGCACTTCTTCGGTAAATACCCGGAAACCGCAGCGCTGGTTGCAGACTGGACTGATGAGCAGATCTGGGCGCTGAACCGTGGCGGTCACGATCCGAAGAAAATCTACGCTGCACTGAAAAAAGCGCAGGAAACCAAAGGCAAAGCGACTGTTATCCTGGCCCATACCATTAAAGGTTACGGCATGGGTGATACCGCTGAAGGCAAAAACATTGCCCACCAGGTTAAGAAAATGAACATGGATGGCGTGCGTTATATCCGCGACCGTTTCAATGTTCCGGTAACCGATGAGCAGGTTGAAAACCTCTCTTACCTGACCTTCCCGGAAGGCTCTGAAGAGTACAAGTACCTGCACGAACGTCGCCAGGCGCTGAAAGGCTACCTGCCGTCTCGTCAGCCGAACTTCACCGAGAAGCTGGAACTGCCTGCGCTGTCTGATTTCTCCCAGCTGCTGGAAGAGCAGAACAAAGAGATCTCCACCACTATCGCTTTCGTTCGTGCCCTGAACGTGATGCTGAAGAACAAATCGATCAAAGATCGCCTGGTTCCGATCATCGCCGACGAAGCGCGTACTTTCGGTATGGAAGGTCTGTTCCGTCAGATTGGTATTTACAGCCCGAACGGCCAGCAGTACACCCCGCAGGACCGTGAGCAGGTTGCTTACTACAAAGAAGACGAAAAAGGTCAGATCCTGCAGGAAGGTATCAACGAACTGGGTGCCGGTGCATCCTGGCTGGCGGCTGCGACCTCTTACAGCACCAACAACCTGCCGATGATCCCGTTCTACATCTACTATTCCATGTTTGGGTTCCAGCGTATCGGTGACCTGTGCTGGCAGGCTGGCGACCAGCAGGCTCGCGGCTTCCTGGTAGGGGGGACTTCCGGTCGTACCACGCTGAACGGCGAAGGTCTGCAACACGAAGATGGCCACAGCCACATTCAGTCGCTGACTATCCCGAACTGTATCTCTTACGATCCGGCTTACGCGTACGAAGTTGCTGTCATCATGCATGACGGTCTGGAGCGTATGTACGGTGAGAAACAAGAAAACGTTTACTACTACATCACCACGCTGAACGAAAACTACCACATGCCGGCCATGCCGGAAGGTGCCGAGGAAGGTATCCGTAAAGGTATCTACAAACTCGAAACCGTTGCAGGTAGCAAAGGTAAAGTTCAGCTGCTGGGCTCCGGTTCTATCCTGCGTCACGTGCGTGAAGCAGCGCAGATCCTGGCGAACGATTACGGCGTGGGCTCTGACGTGTACAGCGTCACCTCCTTCACTGAACTGGCGCGTGATGGCCAGGATTGTGAGCGCTGGAACATGCTGCACCCGCTGGAAACTCCGCGCGTTCCGTACATCGCTCAGGTGATGAACGACGCTCCGGCAGTGGCATCTACTGACTATATGAAACTGTTCGCTGAGCAGGTTCGTACTTACGTACCGGCGGATGATTACCGTGTACTGGGTACTGATGGCTTCGGTCGTTCCGACAGCCGTGAAAACCTGCGTCACCACTTCGAAGTTGATGCTTCTTACGTGGTGGTTGCTGCACTGGGCGAACTGGCTAAACGTGGCGAAATCGACAAGAAAGTGGTGGCGGAAGCAATCACCAAATTCAACATCGATGCAGAAAAAGTTAACCCGCGTCTGGCGTAA
- the pdhR gene encoding pyruvate dehydrogenase complex transcriptional repressor PdhR — protein sequence MAYSKIRQPKLSDVIEQQLEFLILEGTLRPGEKLPPERELAKQFDVSRPSLREAIQRLEAKGLLLRRQGGGTFVQSSLWQSFSDPLVELLNDHPESQFDLLETRHALEGIAAYYAALRSTDEDKARISELHQAIELAQQSGDLDAESSAVVQYQIAVTEAAHNVVLLHLLRCMEPMLAQNVRQNFELLYARREMLPLVSNHRSSIFAAIMAGKPEEAREASHRHLAFIEEILLDRSREQSRRERSLRRLEQRKN from the coding sequence ATGGCCTACAGCAAAATCCGCCAACCAAAACTCTCCGATGTGATTGAGCAGCAACTGGAGTTTTTGATTCTCGAAGGGACCTTACGTCCCGGTGAAAAACTTCCTCCAGAACGCGAACTGGCGAAACAGTTCGATGTTTCTCGTCCTTCACTGCGCGAGGCCATTCAGCGCCTCGAAGCGAAAGGTCTGCTCCTTCGTCGCCAGGGTGGCGGGACTTTTGTCCAGAGCAGTCTGTGGCAGAGCTTCAGCGATCCGCTGGTAGAGCTGCTCAACGATCATCCCGAATCCCAGTTTGACCTGCTTGAAACCCGCCATGCATTAGAAGGCATCGCGGCTTATTACGCAGCGCTGCGCAGCACAGATGAAGATAAAGCGCGTATCAGCGAGCTGCACCAGGCGATTGAACTGGCGCAGCAGTCCGGGGATTTGGACGCGGAGTCCAGTGCTGTCGTGCAGTATCAAATTGCCGTAACCGAAGCGGCACACAATGTCGTGCTGCTTCATTTGCTACGCTGCATGGAGCCCATGTTGGCGCAAAACGTCCGACAGAACTTCGAATTGCTGTACGCCCGCCGGGAGATGCTCCCGCTGGTCAGCAACCATCGCTCAAGTATTTTCGCGGCGATCATGGCCGGAAAGCCGGAAGAGGCGCGTGAAGCGTCACACCGTCACCTGGCGTTTATCGAAGAGATTTTGCTGGACAGAAGCCGTGAGCAGAGCCGTCGTGAACGCTCGCTGCGTCGGCTAGAGCAGAGAAAGAATTAA